A region of Lycium barbarum isolate Lr01 chromosome 1, ASM1917538v2, whole genome shotgun sequence DNA encodes the following proteins:
- the LOC132633341 gene encoding 1-Cys peroxiredoxin isoform X2 → MPGLTIGDDLPNLEVETTHGKMKLHDYVGDSYTILFSHPGDFTPVCTTELGIMAAYASKFTERGVRLLGFSCDDVQSHKEWIKDIEAYNGHKVTYPIIADPKRELIKQLNMVDPDETDSTGQKVPSRALHIVGPDKKIKLSFLYPASTGRNMDEVLRVVDSLQKAAKHKVATPVNWKPGDPVVISPSVSNEQANEMFPQGYDTANLPSGKDYLRFTNV, encoded by the exons atgccaggGCTCACCATTGGAGATGATCTTCCTAATCTGGAAGTAGAAACGACTCATGGGAAGATGAAACTCCATGACTATGTCGGTGATAGCTACACCATTCTCTTCTCTCACCCTG GTGATTTCACGCCAGTTTGCACTACGGAGCTTGGTATAATGGCGGCTTATGCTAGCAAGTTTACTGAAAGAGGAGTCAGGcttcttgggttttcttgtgATGATGTTCAGTCGCACAAAGAGTGGATCAAGGATATTGAAGCTTACAAC GGGCACAAGGTCACATACCCAATCATTGCTGATCCAAAGAGAGAATTGATTAAGCAACTGAATATGGTGGATCCGGATGAGACCGACTCCACTGGACAGAAAGTCCCTTCTCGTGCTCTTCACATCGTAGGCCCTGACAAGAAG ATAAAGCTGAGCTTCCTGTATCCAGCAAGCACAGGAAGAAACATGGACGAAGTGTTAAGGGTAGTGGACTCACTTCAGAAAGCAGCAAAGCACAAAGTTGCAACCCCAGTTAACTGGAAACCGGGTGACCCGGTGGTCATATCACCCAGTGTGTCTAATGAACAAGCCAACGAGATGTTTCCACAAGGATACGACACTGCCAATCTTCCATCTGGCAAGGATTACTTGCGCTTCACCAACGTCTAA
- the LOC132633341 gene encoding 1-Cys peroxiredoxin isoform X1 produces the protein MPGLTIGDDLPNLEVETTHGKMKLHDYVGDSYTILFSHPGDFTPVCTTELGIMAAYASKFTERGVRLLGFSCDDVQSHKEWIKDIEAYNKGHKVTYPIIADPKRELIKQLNMVDPDETDSTGQKVPSRALHIVGPDKKIKLSFLYPASTGRNMDEVLRVVDSLQKAAKHKVATPVNWKPGDPVVISPSVSNEQANEMFPQGYDTANLPSGKDYLRFTNV, from the exons atgccaggGCTCACCATTGGAGATGATCTTCCTAATCTGGAAGTAGAAACGACTCATGGGAAGATGAAACTCCATGACTATGTCGGTGATAGCTACACCATTCTCTTCTCTCACCCTG GTGATTTCACGCCAGTTTGCACTACGGAGCTTGGTATAATGGCGGCTTATGCTAGCAAGTTTACTGAAAGAGGAGTCAGGcttcttgggttttcttgtgATGATGTTCAGTCGCACAAAGAGTGGATCAAGGATATTGAAGCTTACAAC AAGGGGCACAAGGTCACATACCCAATCATTGCTGATCCAAAGAGAGAATTGATTAAGCAACTGAATATGGTGGATCCGGATGAGACCGACTCCACTGGACAGAAAGTCCCTTCTCGTGCTCTTCACATCGTAGGCCCTGACAAGAAG ATAAAGCTGAGCTTCCTGTATCCAGCAAGCACAGGAAGAAACATGGACGAAGTGTTAAGGGTAGTGGACTCACTTCAGAAAGCAGCAAAGCACAAAGTTGCAACCCCAGTTAACTGGAAACCGGGTGACCCGGTGGTCATATCACCCAGTGTGTCTAATGAACAAGCCAACGAGATGTTTCCACAAGGATACGACACTGCCAATCTTCCATCTGGCAAGGATTACTTGCGCTTCACCAACGTCTAA